A genomic window from Puntigrus tetrazona isolate hp1 unplaced genomic scaffold, ASM1883169v1 S000000183, whole genome shotgun sequence includes:
- the LOC122333146 gene encoding protein krueppel-like — protein sequence MCFECEKTFTSANSLKLHRRIHTGEKPYTCSHCDKRFSLSSNLKTHERIHTGEKPYECSHCDLRFSLSATLKSHERIHTGEKPYQCAECGKRFNQSSSLHRHTKSNHSR from the coding sequence ATGTGCTTTGAGTGCGAGAAGACGTTTACTTCGGCAAACAGTTTAAAGCTGCACCGGagaatccacaccggagagaaaccgtacaCGTGTTCCCACTGCGACAAGAGATTCAGCCTGTCGTCAAATCTGAAAACGcacgagaggatccacaccggagagaaaccctaCGAGTGTTCACACTGCGACCTGAGATTCAGTCTGTCAGCGACTCTGAAATCacacgagaggatccacaccggagagaaaccgtatcAGTGCGCTGAATGTGGGAAGCGTTTTAATCAGTCCTCTTCTTTACACAGACATACCAAAAGCAATCACAGTAGGTAG
- the LOC122333145 gene encoding gastrula zinc finger protein XlCGF8.2DB-like codes for MMFVKEESEENMREPETWRIKHEQSEPRRIKQEEHEGLKEESLSDVEEKDHDANGEKSAICRNFQKPFSCSQCGKAFTCNKNLKDHMLIHAGIKPFSCSQCGKSFTQKVHLENHLVTHSSEKPFSCSQCGNTFTRKESLRKHMLIHAGKKPFGCPDCGKSFTQKGNLENHLVTHSSEKPFSCSQCRKSFMSKGYLKTHMFLHSEIKPFSCDQCGKSFICKGNLKNHMLIHAGKRPFTCSRLGKTFIHKGKLKKHLVTHSS; via the exons ATGATGTTTGTTAAAGAAGAGAGTGAGGAGAACATGAGAGAACCAGAaacatggagaataaaacacGAGCAGTCTGAACCCAGGAGAATAAAACAGGAGGAACATGAag gcctaaaagaagaaagtctgAGTGATGTGGAGGAGAAGGATCATGATGCCAATGGAGAAAAATCAGCGATTTGCAGAAATTTCCAAAAGCCTTttagctgctctcagtgtggaaaagCTTTCACGTGTAACAAAAACCTTAAAGATCACATGTTAATTCACGCTGGGATaaagcctttcagctgctctcagtgtggaaagagtttcacgcAGAAAGTACATCTTGAGAATCATTTAGTAACTCACTCTTCAGAAaaacctttcagctgctctcagtgcggaaaCACTTTCACTCGTAAAGAAAGCCTTCGGAAGCACATGTTAATTCACGCTGGGAAAAAGCCTTTCGGCTGCCCTGattgtggaaagagtttcacgcAGAAAGGCAATCTTGAGAATCATTTGGTAACTCACTCTTCAGAAAAGCCcttcagctgctctcagtgcaGGAAGAGTTTCATGAGCAAAGGATACCTCAAGACTCACATGTTTCTGCACTCTGAAATAAAGCCCTTCTCTTGcgatcagtgtggaaagagtttcataTGTAAAGGAAACCTGAAGAATCATATGTTAATTCACGCTGGGAAAAGGCCTTTCACCTGCTCTAGGTTGGGAAAGACTTTTATACACAAAGGAAAACTTAAGAAACATTTGGTAACTCACTCTTCGTGA